The window GTAATCCCTTGCTTGTCTGGAACGAGAATAGTGTATTTCATGGATAATGTCCTGATTTTCATAAAAGTGTTAGagtatataaatgttacaaattactCTTGTCTGCTATGCCAGCCCATTGAGCAGTGGAGAACTAGTTTTCTGCTGCGGAGTGCTACTCAGTCACAGCGTCACAGTATCAAAGTAATTTCTCAGAGTTCCAGTGCACACTTCTTATTTTACAGATAACGTTTTTGCTATTCCAGTGtacagattattaaaaatttttgttatcgGAAACCAACCCTTAAATATGGGTTTAAACCTTTaagtagaaaacaaaaataactttaagcAGTAGTTACTTTatggttaaaacatttattctgagcTTGAATAGCTGAATATTGAATAATTTGCAACTTTGTGTTagggtttgtaataaaaaatgaatttttttatgttatacatcTTAGATGAGTGTTAAAATgcttatattttgtatgaatttaaaattcgACATTTAAAAGGAAGACGGCTAAAAAacgctttatttttaaatcagattatcgatcaaataaaaaattttttggttattacagggtgtcccagaactctctaataatattataaggtaTTATTTCTGGATcaaagacaaaccaaaatatgatataaaaactttcgaaaaattaataattacgcgAATAgcctccattttgttttttttcttttaactacGTTTAATTTGAGAATGGCttgttgtaataagttgaaaCTTGCCGTATACCTTTATATCCTAAAGGCATAATAAcggaagaaatttaaatttttcagaggatttaatttcaacatagcttcttaaattttttaagtgcaAATATCTAAAATACTACATATGATAAAAAAGTCACAGTTATTATATTTCAGTtagaaaatttgatataaaattcatcaataccaagtataataaaaattggtTGTTAAATAAGGGAAATCTTAAAAACGAATACTAAATAATATCTACTATTATTATGGGACAGCAGTGTTTTGAGCAACTTCACCTATCTGCTTTAATTTTAGCTGCTGCAAccagctgattataacattaaattggtaaaatgtGGTCATAATATCCGTATCTGTTGCAgggtttaggttttttttttaaataaaatttatgaaaataaaaatgtttaacaagctgccattttaaaaactcaaatatttttataaacaaaaatatggaaaacCTATTAATAATATCACAACAATGtatctttatttaaatcttttggcTGCATCTTTTTAACAAAACTGCAGGTAAAAACTTGccatatgtaatttttttaacatatcacAGTCAGTTAAAGTCAcccatttgttttaatcatgtaattttatgtaaatatttagatattataaatgaaagttttctcacgtttaattcatgaatacataattattgcaacactacaaaatttactaatacaTGTTATAGAAAAAggcaattaaacataaattgtaataaataattcaatattaaacataatgcATGATTGGTATTAACGTTTGTGTTCAATATGACTGTTaatgatatccattgttatttaaaatttaattcaatataatgagatgctacTATAAACAAagtatgtgttggttcatttgagtttattgtattgccaatcgaacctactatttaaatcctctcacaacagcccttcctcttaatatattttaatatttcacaaccttaatctaaacaaaaaaccttaaaaatgtaattcactATAGTAAATGTAAATACGTATTTGTGAGAGGGAAATCACGGAGACGTGTGTGGCAGTTCAACATCTttactaaataagtattattgAATTCTTATTCCACACGAATTtctggtttaaataataataaaactagatttggtaaactgataaaaaaaatctcaaatcaAATATAGAGAAAGGACatgatttaaaatcataattttgaattctaaatttGATCAAAACATTCACATCATCACCCTATTTTCTGATAATGAGGAGGAAACACACGAATTAAGCATATATACACGTAAATACTTtccaacattatatattaaagtatacgaaagtaatgtaatgtaaagtattaAACTGCAAGATAATTTCAGACCAGTGAAAGGTGATACAAATACTGTACTCAAGGAAAAGATAACAATCAATCGAGTACACTGTTTGGCACGACAATGCACCTGGAATTGATGAGTCGCAGCAGAACagtcagaaaataaatttactgtttatttaaccACTTGTTACATACATCGATCATGTGCTCTAGCGTAAAGAACAGTAAGAAACAAATTGATCTGGTTTTAGTTCTCTGTTTTTTTCCTAATACCTTCAGGAAAAAAGTGTGCTGCAGATATCAGCTATCGATAATTAACAACTGTCTCAGGCTGTACAGAATTAGGAGTTAGAAAGTTAAGGTACAAGTAGCCTGGAATACCCCCACGACGATAattctagaattttattttattttagcttacTAATTTTTAGGCAATTCTCAATAGTTCAGtgtttattaaactattacaataaacaatatacacATACCTAGAAACAATACGCTTTGCTTTGAGgagaatattttaaactttattaatcgCTTACACACATTAATTATATAGTGAATTCCCTCACGATTTTAGTTTTGaccttaaattaaattcttattgcTGAAATATGGCACAATGTAAGATTTGCGATTGTTAAATCACttggttaaaaatgtaattgctcTTTGGGTTATCCAACAGGTTATCCTGGGAGGTGGTCGGCGTCATTGGCTACCTAAAGTTACGAGGGACTTGGAGCAAGTAACGGACGAAGGCAGACGTTTGGACGGTCGAAACCTGGTAGAAGACTGGCTCAGAGATAAGAAGAAAAGAGGGGTGAAGGCTGAGTTCGTCTGGAACAAGCAGCAGCTGGATAATATTTCTAGTGACATCGATCATCTCCTAGGTAACACGCTTATCATGTGCTATAAAGATACTGTAACCATTCTCACgttaaaaatattccattgaaTGTTAATAGTAAACAAGTAACAGATGTTTTACATATTTCAGTGTTTCCCTAGAACCATTTAACTTATTTACTCATCTATAATatcaaagtaatataattttactgttcaTTTGATAATCAGCTTTTTTGACAAAGTGATTTTAATGTATAGACAAAGAGTGATCTTAGGATATAttcttacaatttataaatgaacaATACTGTGATAATTCATTGGTTGGCAGATTCTAAGAGGTATATTTCAAAActgcttaaataataaatgttattatcttttatttaaatatataggttatttaaattttaactctacagtcaaaattgtatattttaacgtACAacgaaaaaattgaataatatccatttaacactttatttatttgaaaaataaccgtaatttcataattttatttccatccTAGTTTTTTAGTATTCATTGTTATTTCATTTTCGGTATGATGAATTTTGATATTATGAGCCTTGAAAATCGAAATagatatttattctaaaaatgttaaaaaaattgttttgaagaacagatattttttatttagttcctTATTTTCTCTTGCTAGTGCTTTCTTAACTAATTAAGATTTTTTcgaataaatgataaatttatatttatttatttcaagttttcatATCTGTATCTATCCATATACCTACCATATAGTATTCTAATAATCATACtattaagatttatattaattacgtTAGTATATACTGAAATCAATAATAGTATTCAATTTCTTgcactatttacatatttattaagtaacataaaaaattcctttttaaataatgCCTGCAGTGTTTGAAACGTTTGGTACTAAATTCCAACAACATTAGAAAGAACATGATGACtatatttaagagtttaaaaACAGAGTGGACATAAATCAAATATTTGACAAACATTAATCAACACGTTGAAATAAACGCACCGTGTTAATGATGTAAATCAAATCCAACGGTGCCTCGACAAATGAATAAGAACGTTAAGTGGcttttttatagaaatgaagtgaGTTCTTTTATAAATTGAAGCCGCATTTCTATCAGCTAATTAATAAGACATTATTTCAAAGcgttttaaactatttgttaCAAGATTGATCTTAGAGTATTTTTTAAAACCGATTGCAAGTCCTATATTTTATTGCGTTTTGTCCGTCAGAGTGTACTTTTAAACAGTGATATTAactaatagtatatataatacacacacacacacacacacacacacacacacacacacacacacacacacacacacacacacacacacacacacacacacacacacacacacacacacacacacacacacacacacacacacacacatatatacacatacatacatatatatatatattcagtatatgtatatgaatatatgtatatgaatctttgtctgtatgtcctttatagaatcgtaaaaatatttgaccgatcgttatgacaatttgtatgtatttgtatttttgcaCGGAGAAGGATTATATGCTTTCCCCTTTGACGTAACTAGCCACCAGGTAGCGCTGCAAaagattaaagtttttaaagcgcctgcacattataaactgcaattaagagTCAGTTACGTAtgttaaatagccaaacactgtTTGAAGGCGCTGAGTTATGATTTGtatttgtcattaaaataaatatctctgGTAGAACTTAAGGCCTAAGTGTTAGAACAGTTTCGAAGAAATtgcatgtacgtgtacaatggctataaacatgcatttttgacagattttctttgATCTTGAAGATCGCTAGAACAGGGAACTTTAGAgtgtggaaggaaggatgaggtTCCAAATGTTAGTCCACAGCTCTAGCAGATTAAAAATGGAGATGTTCTATAACTGATTATAGACTTTTTAATTTTGCGTACTTAATTGTCTATGTTCTTGCTgttatatttaatgcattatataatgtttataccATAAGACAGTTactagtataaattttaaatgtaaacatattaccACCACATCAACGTACCCAGCTGACAAAATCACGGGTCCagtaatattatatcaataaatgaAACTCTATACGAATTGAAATTCAATGTTCCAACATAACCCCacatttttgagtaaaaaaattatcCAGGGAAATTATTTTCAACCCTGTTGCAAtgataatattttggtttttgggGTCGGCTTTTGACCAATTTCATTGTAAACATAGGCTGTTTTAAACGTCGTGTTTCTTGTATCAATCGTATTTACAGGATGtataacaatgtttctaaaactgaTTTTGGACTATGTTTTATTGAACTTCCTTTCTCTTGTATAGAATCAAAATATTTCCAGAATTTCACatcataaaagtaaatataaattaaggatTTGATATAATGTAAGGTTTTAACAGAATTCAATCACAAGAGCATATACTAAGAATACTTTTCTTCCCAATTTCCGAATTTTTTGATTTCCCAACATTATTATCAACACTGGATTACTTCCccaaaactcaataatttaataatttaacatttaatttaatttaatttaatttaaaacatggtaatttataataaatagttttatatatataaaaggtgatttttttattggtgcggtttttaaaagtaaataaaaaaatgaaaaacaacctgcattgacatgaaaatgcatttatttgaactacagtgtcatgacattaacgtttaaaaatgatttctggcatatgggctccatttcgttcgcgtagaaagcccaatcgagaagtccaattttcgaatactctttccagctgctgtggttgaattccgccaataactcgacgaatgttagcttccaagtcatttaaagtttgtggcttgtcagcgtatacttgagacttaacatatccccacagaaagtagtctgttggcgtgatatcacacgaccgtgggggccagttgacacgacctctaaatgagatgatacgttcaccaaatgtttctgccaagaggccaattgtgtcgtttgccgtgtggcacgtcgcgccgtcttgttggaaccagacattttctaaatccacttcaagttcgtttagctgaggaaaaaaaagtcccgtaacattgcccgatagcgttgaccatttaccgtaacagtctggccagcattgtctttaaaaaaaataagggccaataacaccacctgcccaaatggcgcaccaaacggtaagtttttgtggatgaaggggcataccaacaaattcttttgggttttcatcactccaaatccgacaattctgtttgttgacaaagccgcataaccagaaatgagcctcatcactgaaaaaaatcttgcctgcgaaagctgggtcacgtgttatcttatgttgagcccattcaacgaaatcaagacgtttgcgatagtctaatcgtttcagttcttgcaccaactgaatcttgtatggatataggcgtagatccttccgtaaaatattccatagagttgagtagcagatcgctaattgctgcgcacgatgacgaatcgacacacttggatcctcttcaacactatgagcaacagcatcaacagcctcttcggtccttactgtgcggcgtctctgccgatgcttgtcaacaaaagtgtgggtattacgaaaacgattaactaaagctcgaatacctgactctgatggacgattatgaggtccgtaaatcggacgaagagctcggtaagttgcccgaactgaactgcggttttcaaaataaatttgcactattcgcaaacgctcttcttttgtaagtctgttcatggttactatacaataatacgcactagacaatacaaatatcgaaatgacataagataataaacaaagatcagctgttttattcaaatttaattgttgtgtttaatagtggtgccaacttaaaaaccacaccaataaaaaatcaccctttataatgttataatatgctatatagtgtgatagttaaaaaatgtaagttgATGATCTAATTTATGGAGGTATGATATTTCTCGGTGGTGGGCATGTCGTTGATTTTACAAGAAATATACAACTTTAATGTTCATGTTATTTCAAACAGAATTCTTACTGCCAAGGGTgaactcattaaattgtaataaagccGGGTGTGGTGGTTACTGGATTTGTTCATGGACACATGCCTCGTACAAATCCCTTACAAAAGTATTTAATCTCCCTTGTGTCTACCTTACTCCAACGTGTTCCAATCCCTGTTTACTTACGGTGTTGTTTTCTTCTAAAGTGGATGGGTTTAGAAGAGTGAAAGGAAAGGATCCGTGTTCCTTAAGGTAGTAGTAAATACATGGTGTTTTTGGAATGAATCTTACAAAAAATATCGGcttgtaaaattaaagaatattctaaaaaaaacattactaatagttatttttttagattggtcttatattattattaactattgctTTTATCATGGTATAGTTGGGCAcggtctttattttaaaatgcgtTGTTCTTAAATCTGATCATGTTTTGtatgcaaaaattttgaaatattttagagaaatatgaacaaagaaaaaaaactgtagcAGACTAGTTGTCCTAAGACTATGTTATCATCGCCTTTATAGTTTGCAATATTATATCTTTTTTCAGTagttaaagatacatttttttaaaataaataaacatttacagttgttattattcatacattaatataatgtaaagctTTTGGAAAATCGCCATATATCACTAAATCGAAACAATATTTTTGTCTTCAGTAGTACTCCTATTGAAATCTATcctgaaagtaaatatttttctattagttTAGATGTAAGATTGCAGTTTGCAGATAGATTTGCATTGCTTTTTGAAATTATTGAGTGTAAGAatgatataaacattaatatatatatatatatatatatatatatatatatatatatatatatatatatatatatacgatatatatatatatatttttgaaaaaaaaaatccatttgtaaatatgttttctgCTAATCATAACACAAGAAAATGTATTGAAGTGTTTTGAATAATACTAACtagtaataaactaattatatccAAGagagaaacacacacacacacacacacacacacacacacacatatatatatatatatatatatataaaaatagagcaccacatgtataaataataatttcgtcCTACAAAATGTGCAAAAATAGTTCGACAGACAATGATAAATGTGATAAAGTTCTACTGGAAGCTTGCCAATAAAACTATGCAAATCTATAAACCCCATTTGTTTATTCCAGTTTCAAAGAGATCCATCAAAACGAATATTTTTCTAACATTCAAATGACACTGCTTagacataataaattaaacaagcaacgatattgtttattattaggGGAGTTCAATGTTTTtaagataacaaaaaaatacttcaataataaattgataaaaaacatataagttaaatactttaaacttaaaCTGTTGTTAACAGGACTATTTGCGTACTCACACATGGAGTTCGAAGCAGACAGAGACACGGGGCCCTCGGGCGATCCTTCTCTGGCTGATATGACCAACAAGGCTCTTAACGTGCTAGAAAGAAGCAACAAGGGCTATTTCTTGTTTGTAGAAagtaagttatttaaatacatCACTTTatgattggttttattttgttttggttgtatctcgttttaataaattttaaagtttaagacATTAAACTGAGTTCAGAGTCAGAAGTAACAAACAGAAAGCGATAGCAGCACTTTGGCAATTCCAGCAACGTACTGAGCATACTTGCTAGTGTGTACGCTGTAAAACGTGGCCTGTATTTTAAGTAGACATTCGTACACAATTTACGTTTGTCAGAGTGATAGTTTTACTATACATGCAATTTGattgtttatttgtgtatgtacAGCTGTTCATGTTTATCTAACCCTGATGGACCAATATGTGACATTTATTTTCACTATCTTTAATAGTAGTTCCATTTAAGAAAGCTTACAGAGAAGTTTGTCATTGTGTACTTTATTGGATGCACTCAGGAATGTGGCTTAGATATACCTCtttataacattaacattattacattattatgtcGTTTATATTCCTAATGTTCAGTTAATGAAATAGTTTCATAGGctatatttactaaatacgtgtaaagaacaattttataattctatGTTTTAGtgtcttgaaaaataaaaaaatagtaaattcctaaaatattaactaattatacTTGATCTAAACTTGAAACCcgatttaaattatcttaaatgttttatagttgaaaataataatagtattaataaaataaattaggaaataaaCGCAGTTATTGAGCTCAGCCTTGTCTTAAGAATACGGTGTAGATGGTTAATATGTCAAGTAAAATAACAGTGAATGTATGATTTGACTTATAAGGAAAAATATACGGTTACTGTAACGCGTAGTTTCATTACTTTGTCTTTCTTTTGCAACGAAGGTCTTAGTTGTTACATAAAGCGATTAACACAAATTACATTTGTTACTTTAACTTATTTGGGACATCCAACTATAATAAATACTCCAATTTAATGTAGTATATTAAACAAGAGAAACGATTACATTATTACAGTCACATAGTAAGTACTACATTGAAAGCTGAAATTTTGTTTACAGCTGaacgtttcaaaattgtattttctctTAAATTTTTAGCTAAtccttttaaatattacatgatCATTCTCATACCTTTCTGTTTCTTTGCTACCTTTCGTTTTTGCACATAGGTGGGAGAATAGACCATGCCCATCATTACAACAATGCATACCGCGCCTTGGACGAGACTCTGGCACTGGAAACCGCACTGGTCGAGGTGTTGGGGCGGGTGGATCTGGAGGAGACCCTGGTGGTGGTTACCACGGACCATTCTCACGTGCTCACTTTGGGTGGTCTGGCTACGCCGAGGGGTAACCCCGTATTAGGTGAGACATTTCTTCAAATTCAGCGCGAATATCAGAATTAGTATTCCAAGAGCACAATACAGTCTTAAACTTTGTTGGCTGGACTACcgtttttatatcaattactttgttatatttCTTAGCAAGATATGACTACCAACATTGATAtgatgaagtaaaaataaataagtaaaaatgcattatttttgttatatatgaaTGTTACTTTCTCAGTGGTCCGATTTAAATAAAGGGGCTTATAAATGGAGGGTCTAAAATTTTACTCTTAAATGCTATAAATGATTCTTCTACTTCTTAAATACCTACAAATATCCgtaaaaatatcctaaaattaaTTCTAGAAAAGCCCTACAACTCAAAACTCCTAAACGAATaatatgaaaaaacttaaatattgtcAATCCAGAACAAAATATGTGCAGTATAACGTTTTGGAATATTTGAAATTCAATCTAGATGTTTGATTTGTCAAAAAGcgaactaaaatataaatgtagaatATACAGAGCTAGCAAATGTTTTACAACAAAGCGTGTAGTGTTGCTATCAAAATACAGATTTACACACTTTTGGAAAGGGGTTCTCTAAAgataaacataatattgtttaaataaaactctatttGTGACTTAGCTTTACATAATAGTGCCTTATTCATTTTCTTCTTTCCTTTAATAATGCCAATTGTAGGAATGAACAGTAGAAGAGAGTAAACTGTAGTGATAAAAATGTTGTCGACTTTAAGTAATTAGTGAAAGACATGCAGGTACCGACACGAAACCTTCTGATGTCGATGGGCAACCGTACTCGACACTCTTGTACGGCAGCGGCCCAGGCTACAGTGTGCCCCGCAGCGTGCCCAACAACGCCAGTTCTGCTGCCGAGGAGCGGAACGCTGTCCACGGCTCTGCGGTACCTCGTCAGTGGGGAACTCACGGCGGAGAGGACGTCCCCGTGTTTGCCGCTGGTCCGCTAGCTCGGGCACTGTTCAGTGGCATCGTAGACCAGAGCTACATCCCCCATGCCATCGCATTCATAGGTATAATTGTTTCTTTCATCAATCTAGCTACCAATTAGCAAATAGAAAAATAGATAAACCGTATAGTTTTATCCATGGTGGAAACCAACATAATATTTTACTAGTATGAAATACAACATAACATGTAAAAGATCAATACATATAAGACATATATATGTCTAATTTATATGTACAGCCTTCTAAATTATGAGGTATGCTAAAGATTTGTCAGAGAcataaactgtacaaaaaaatCACATTAGAAGCTGCagattgttttattactgttattaatttaatatttgctgactaaaaaattaatttatatttatgacttATTTACGTTTTTGATCTCATGTTTTGAGGTTTGTTGCGGCGTTTTGAGTTTTTGTTGTCACTTTTTACGTTTTTGTTGACAAGTTTACGTCTATGTTTTCAAGCTATATgttgatgtaataaatttttatttttattattattatttattgataaatcattaaaaatcatGTCTAAATATAaggtaaaacatattatataacttGGAAAATAGCTAAAAAATTTGACCACcttgtaaaaaaaagtataacataaaaacatttagatcGATACTacgaaaatggaaattttaagaATAACCAGGAAAATGAGGAAATTGATGACAACAAAAAAATCGGCAACACTTGATCACAAACGCATACAATTACGcaatgttgatttttaaataaaaaaagaggtAAAAATCTGTAGTATATAGCGAAAAAGGTTACATTATAAtcgaaaatttataattttaattaaatctctaAAATAATAACTCGTACATTTTGATAAATAGAAAACGCAatgaatttattatgaatttaaaataggttaattaaattaatatgcaaataatacaaaatgcagCCAAATTTTAAGCATTTGTTTTACACTAGACAAAGACGaggaagaaaaaatattaaacattgttaaaaagaaatctaaacatatttt of the Homalodisca vitripennis isolate AUS2020 chromosome X, UT_GWSS_2.1, whole genome shotgun sequence genome contains:
- the LOC124369430 gene encoding alkaline phosphatase, tissue-nonspecific isozyme-like yields the protein MHLELMSRSRTVILGGGRRHWLPKVTRDLEQVTDEGRRLDGRNLVEDWLRDKKKRGVKAEFVWNKQQLDNISSDIDHLLGLFAYSHMEFEADRDTGPSGDPSLADMTNKALNVLERSNKGYFLFVESGRIDHAHHYNNAYRALDETLALETALVEVLGRVDLEETLVVVTTDHSHVLTLGGLATPRGNPVLGTDTKPSDVDGQPYSTLLYGSGPGYSVPRSVPNNASSAAEERNAVHGSAVPRQWGTHGGEDVPVFAAGPLARALFSGIVDQSYIPHAIAFIACLGEHSKRCVSGPDNYTEPRRENCGSPHVSTVYTSRRRGGVVLASSVMSEDTPASRAQCLESITSFILLLVALFLAT